The window CGAGATCGAGGACGGCGAATTCGTCACCCTCGTCGGCCCTTCCGGTTGCGGGAAGTCGACGACGATGGAGACGATCGCCGGCCTCACCAAGCCGACCGAGGGGACGATCCGCATCGGCGACGCGGACGTCACGACCCTCCCGCCGAAGGACCGGGGCGTCGCGATGGTCTTCCAGAACATCGCCCTGTTCCCCCACATGGACGTCTACGACAACATCTCGTTCGGCCTGCGGCTGCGCAAGTACAACGAAGAGGAGATCGACCAACGCGTCGACCGCGCCGCCGAGATCGTCCAGCTCGAGGGGATGCTCGACCGGATGCCCGACGAACTGTCGGGCGGCCAGCAACAGCGCGTCGCGATCGCCCGCGCGATCGTGCGCGAACCCGCGGTCTTCCTGATGGACGAGCCGCTGGCCAACCTCGATGCAAAACTCCGCGTCCACATGCGCACGGAGCTCCAGCGGCTCCACAAGCAACTGGACACGACGATCATCTACGTCACGCACGACCAGGCCGAGGCGATGACCATGTCCGACCGGATCGCGGTCATCAACAACGGCCGGCTCCAGCAGATCGCCCCGCCCCTGGAATGTTACAACGAACCGGCGAACCTGTTCGTCGCCGGCTTCATCGGTTCGCCGTCGATGAACTTCGTCGAAGGGGAGTTGACCGCGAACGGGTTGACGACCGAGCACTTCGATATCGCGTTCGATCCCGCCGACCTCGAGGGCGCCTCGATCGGCGACACGGTGACGATGGGCGTTCGGCCGGAGGACATCTACCGGACCGACGCGGCCCAGTCGCTCCCGACGGCGTCGGCGCCGATCGACGCGACGACGGACGTCCTCGAGCCGATGGGTGACGAGATCTTCGTCTACCTCTCGCTCGACGACGGCGGCGCGGGCGCGACGATGACCAGCGAACAGGCCGCGAGCGCGGCCAACCAGTTGCTGATGAGCGTCGATCCGGACGCGGCGATCGACGAGGACGACGACGTCAGCGTCGTCCTCGACCGCTCGAAGATCCACCTGTTCGACGCCGCCAGCGGCGAGGCGCTCGTCCACGGCCTTGACGAACTAACGACGGGGCCCGCAACGGGTGCGGAGAGTGCGGAAAGTGCAGGCAGTGCGGGCAGCGCGGGTGGTCAGCGTGAGTAACCTCGTCCCGCTGGTCTACTACGGCGGCCTGCTCGTGCTGTTTTTCTTCTGGATCTACGGGATCGTCTCGTTCGCGTTGGATCTAAAGAACACGATCATCCCGGGTATCCGGGCGTACTGGCGCGGTCGAACACAACGGAAACAGCGGCAAGAGAGCGACAATGAACGTTCGGAGCGAGAGAAACAGCTGTACTGACCGATGGCAGCCGACGACGCTGGAGCCGAACGCGGAGCCGACGATGAAGAGATACCCGAGGACGAAGCCGAAGACGGAGGCACAGGTACCCCGATGACGGCGACCGAGACGGACCCCCAGTCCGTTCGCACCGGCATCATCGGACTCGGAAATATCGGCCACCACCACGCCGACCGGCTCGTCGAGCACGGCGTCCCGCTCGTCGGCGGGATGGACGTCGACGCGGGGGCTCGCGAGCGGTTCGCGACCCACTACGACGTCGAGGTCTACGACGACCACCGCGACCTCTTCGACGCCGTCGACGCGGTCGTCATCACCACGCCCAACCGGTTCCACGAGGAGTACGCCGTCGACGCCTTCGAGCGCGACCTCCACGTCCTCCTCGAGAAACCCCTCGCGCACTCCGTAGAGAGCGCCCGGCGGATCGCCGACGCGGTCGTCGACGCCGACGGGGTGTGTATGGTCGGGTTCAACAACCGGTTCTTAAACGCCGTCCGCCTCGTCCGCAACCGGATCGACCGCGGCGAGTTCGGCGAGGTGACCCACGTCGAGGCCAACTACGTGCGCCGGCGGGGCGTCCCCGGTCGCGGCTCGTGGTTCACCCGGCGCGAGGTTTCCGGCGGCGGCGCGCTCATCGATCTGGGCGTTCACGCGATCGACCTCGCAATGTACCTGCTGGACTACCCCGCCGTCGAAGACGTCTCCGGGGTCGCCCGCTCCGAGTTCGGGGCCCGCGATGACTACGCCTACCTCGAGATGTGGGGCGACGATCAGGGGCCGGGCGCCTTCGACGTCGACGACTCCGCGAGCGCCTTCATCCGCTGTGCGGGGGATCGAACCGTCTCCCTCGAGGTGGCGTGGGCGACCAACCGCCCGCCGACCCACGAGTTCGTCGTCCGCGGCACCGAGGCCGCCGCGCGGTTCGACCTCCTGACGAACGAACTGACGATCTACTCGGCGAGCGCGGACGGGCCGGATCACATGCTCGACACGAGCATCGAAACTGCGGAGAACGACACCCACGCCGACGAACAGGCGGCGTTCTTCGACGCGATCGCCGACGGCCGATGCGGCGGCTCCACCGTCGAGGAGGGGCTGACCGTCCAGCGGATCGTCGACGCGATCTACCGCTCGAGCGAGCGCGGCGGCGCCGTCTCGCTCGGCGACGAATCGCCGTAGGGCAACCCTTCTTACCCTGATCGGCGGTTGCAACGGCTGCAGCGGGATCGAATCGGAAACTATCGGTTATTCCGGATCCGAGTTTCCAAAATAGTTTGGAGGAAGGCTTCTATCAATTTTCGTGGTGTATCGCAGACACAGCATGACGTCGGAACGGATGCAGCCAGCGATGGTGGATCGCGTCTACGACCTCCTGTCCGATCGGCGGCGCCGACACCTGCTCTATCTCCTGCTCGACGGTGATCGGCTGCCCGTCGACGAGATTGCGCTCCGACTCGCGGCGTGGGAAGGCGAAACGCCGCTGCCCGCGGTCGAAGACGACCGGAGACGGCGAATAGCCACGGCGTTGCGGCACAACCACCTTCCCCGACTCGCCGACCACGACGTCATCGAGTACGACCCCGACGGGGAAACGGTCGCTCCCGGCCCCGACTTCGACGCGGTCGAATCCGTCGTCCGTCGCGCCTCCGCGATCGAAATCGACGCGAACCCGGCCGACGGTACGAGCAGCACGTGGTCGAACGGGTTCTCCGACTGACCGCGAACCCAGTTGCCGGCTTCGGTCCCCTCCCACTGCCCTCCGTTCCATCGTCTTCCCACTCGTCGAATGCCAGTATGACAATCCACTTGAGGGCGTCCGCTGTCACTGTCGGATACGAGATGTTCCACGAACAGCGACGGACCGTTCCCGGCTCGCCCGACGAACTGCTGGCAGAGTACCGCGACGACCTCGCGGCCGCCGTCGAGGAGTACGGCCCCGAGGCGGCCGCCGCCGACACCGACGTCGATCGCGACGCGATCGACCGGTTGCTCGAGGGCGACCGTCCCGAGTTCACGCTCGAGGAGGCCGCCCAGTTGCAGGCGCTTTCCGAGCGCGCGCCGGACGCGGAAACGATCGTCGACATGGGCTGTGAACACCTCCTGCTGGGGATGTCGACGGCGGTGCTCGACGTCGACGCCCTCGAAACCGAGGTGGCGCTCGAGATGGACGCCAAGGAGATCCAGCAGAAGATCGAACAGCGCGCGCCGATGTCCTTCGCGGAGTACGCCCACATCCAGTACGCAATCGCGGATAACACGCCCTGAGTACGTCTCCGGACTGTTCACCATCGTTCGATCGATCGCCCGCCGGCTCGTTCCGTTCGTCCAGAAATCAGCAAATATGGCCGAACGGTTGGCCGTACTACCCGCGAGCGGTGCCATTATGTGTATCCGCTCGCGAATTCGAGTATGGAAATCGCAATTCTGGGCTGCGGGTATATCGGCCTCGAGTTGGGCCGCCAGCTGACGGCCCGAGGCCACGACGCCGTCGGCGTTCGCCGGTCCGACGCGGGCCTCGAGGCGATCGGGGACGCCGGCTTCGAGGCCGTCCGGGCCGATATCACCGACCGCGACGAACTCGAACGAGTACCCGACGTCGACGCGATCGTCTTCGCCGCGAGCAGCGGCGGCCGCGGCGCCGACGCGGCCCGCGAGGTCTACGTCGAGGGACTGCGCACCGCGATCGAGGCCTTTGGCGATCGCGAGGACGCTCCCGAGCGATTGATCTACACTTCCTCGACTGGCGTCTACGGCGACCACGACGGCGACTGGGTCGACGAGACGACGCCGATAGAGCCGACGACCGCCAAGACCGAGGTGCTCGCCGAAGCCGAACGGATCGCCCGCGAACTCCCGTCCGAGTACGGATACGACGGCACCGTCGCCCGCTACGCCGGCCTCTACGGGCCGGACCGCTACCGTCTCGAGCGCTATCTCGAGGGACCGGTCACTGAAGGGTACCTGAACATGGTCCACCGAGACGACGCGGCCGGTTCGGTCCGATTCCTGCTCGAGGCGGACCTCGCCCGCGGCGAAGTCGTGCAAGTCGTCGACGACGAACCCGCACCCAAGTGGGAATTTGCCGACTGGCTCGCCGACCAGTGCGGTCTCGAGGAGCCGCCCAAGCGGACGAAAGACGACCGCCTCGAGGACGACGACCTCTCCGAGGCGGCCCGACGGCGCATCCTGACGAGCAAGCGCTGCTCGAACGCCAAACTGCGCGAGTTGGGCTACGAGTTCGCGTACCCGACCTACCGGGAGGGGTACCGCGACGCGATCGACGCCTACCGAGCCGACTGAGTGACACGATCGTCGGCCCACGCGGCTCGCGCGGCGTCCGCAGACGCGTCAAATCGGGGGAACCTTCATAGTTGTTCGATTTGAGTGTCCGGTATGGGCGATCCGGGCGCCGGACGCACCGATGCGGCCGTCGAGCCGATCGCGACCGTCTCGGTCGTCGACGAGGCGATCGAGATGGCGACCTCCCTCGAGCCGCTGGTGCTTTCGCTGCTGGTTCTCGCGCTCGTCGCGCTCGTCCTCGGCGGCTGGTGGCTGATTCGGTGGTTCCGCCGCCCGCCCGGCGCACGCTTCCGGCGCGTCCTCGAGGGCCACGAGGAGGTGTCGGTGCTGATGCACCCCAACCCGGATCCGGACGCGATGTCGTGTGCGATGGCGGTCAAGGCGATCGCCGACGCCGTCGGCACCGACACAACGTTGCAGTACGCCGGCGAGATCCGCCACCAGGAAAACCGCGCGTTCCGGACCGTCCTCGATCTCGACCTCGAGAGCATCGAGTCCAGTTCCGAACTCGCGACCGACGCGGTCGTTTTAGTCGATCACAACACGCCGCGGGGTTTTACCGGCGCGCAGACGATCGAACCGATCGCGGTCGTCGACCACCATCCCGGCAACGGGACCGGAACGGAGTTTACGGACGTCCGGACCGAGTACGGCGCCGCGGCGACGATTTTCGTCGAGTACCTGGAAGACATCGGCGCGACGACGCCCGACGAGGACGGCGGGGCGTTCGAACTCACGCCGGAGCTCGCGACCGGACTCCTCTACGGCGTCCAGGCCGACACGAACCACCTGACCAACGGCTGCTCGCAGGCCGAGTTCGACGCCTGCGCGTCGCTGTACGACGGGATCGACGAGGACCTCCTCGACCGGATCGCGAACCCGCAGGTCAGCGACGACGTGCTCCAGATCAAGGCGACGGCGATCACGGAGAAACGCGTCGAGGGCTCGTTCGCGGTCTGTGACGTCGGCACGGTGTCGAACACCGACGCGATTCCCCAGGCCGCGGACGAACTCATGCACCTCGAGGGGGTCACTGCGGTCGTCGTCTACGGGGAGAACGACGGCACGCTGCACCTCTCCGGGCGCTCTCGAGACGACCGGGTCCACATGGGCGAGACCCTCCGCCACGCGGTCAGCGACATTCCGATGGCCAACGCCGGCGGCCACGCGCGGATGGGCGGCGGCCAGGTTTCGGTCGAGCACATGCGCGGCATCGGCCCCTCCGACGGGATCGACAGGGCGGAGTTCGAGGAGCGGCTCTTTTCCGCGATGGCCGGCGAGCGCTGAGCGCTAGGGCCCGCCGTCGTCGCGACCGATACCGTGTTCTCGAACGAACGACCGAAGCGCCGCCGGATCCGCCGTCGCCGCGCTCTCGACGAACGCGGCGGCACACGCGTTGCCGAGCGCGAGCGCGGTTTCGAACGGCCACTCGCGAGCGAGCGCGGAGGCCAGCCCGCCGGAGAACCGGTCGCCCGCGCCGGTCGACGTCCGCGGCGATTCGATCTCGAGCATCGGCACCGAAACTGCATCCGAGCGCGTCGCGCCGACGGCCGCCGCAGAGCCGTGGGAGACGACGCCCGACACCGCGAGCGCCGAGCGGAGCGATTCGACGCGCTCCGGTGTCGGCTCGGGCGCCGACTCCGATGCCGGTTGCGCTGCCCCGTCCTCGAGTGCGACGGCCGCTGCGGCCTCGAACTCCGTCGGATTGACGCTGATGACCAGTTCGACGCCCGAATCGGCACTCGGATCCGCGTCGCCTGAGTCAGCTTGCGAAAGCGCGTCGAAAAAGTCCGCGAGCGCCGACGGCTCGACCGTCTCGAGGGCGCCGGGATCGACGACCACCGGGAGCCGGTGATCGATCGTCGACGATCCAAGTCGCTCGAAGACCGCGGTGAGCCCGCGGACCGACACCCAGTTCGGACAGCACAGCGCGTCCGCGCCGGTCAGGCGTTCCCACTCGATAACGGCGAGCAGGTCCTCGAGACGCCACTCGGCGGTCGGCCCGGGTTCCGCGAGCAGGACGTCGTCGCCGTCGAACGCGAGCACGCGGATGTGCGCGGGGCTGCCCATCGATCGCGCGTCGAAGGGCAACTCGTCGAACACCGGGTGATCGAGGTGGCCGACCAGCGTCACGTCCTCGCCGAGCGCGTGGGCCTGTAGTGCGGCGTTGACGGCCTGGCCGCCCGGCCGAACCTCGAGCGGTTCGAGCGAGACGGTCTCGAGCCCGGACTCCAACTGGCGGGCAAAGGCAGCGGGCGACTCGAGGCGCTCCCCGCCCTCGCCGACGACGGCGTACCAGTGGTCGACGCTACCGTCGGGGAGGGCGACGATAGTTTGGGGATCGTTGGCGCCGCCGCTGGTGAGGCGCTCGAGACGAGTCAGTACGTCGTCGTAACTCACGTCGACTACTGCACCGGTCGGTTACAAAAGGCTACACCCGGCACTCGGCAGTCGGTAGCCGGTACCTATATTCCGGGATTTCGGATCGCTATCCGGTGCAACGACCGGATGTCTCCGCTGACTGCTACTACCGATCGCGTTCGTCGCGAGCGCGCCGCCGAGCGGTCCCGGCCAGCGGGGGTCGCACACGTCGTCGCGCCGATCGATTTCCTCTAGCGAATCTCCTTCCACTCCGAATCGCAGTCCGGACAGATCCGGACCGTCTTGATGGAATCCGGATCGTTCTCAGTCTTCAGCGGCTTCTCGCACTCGCCGCAGACGAGCCGATCGTAGGTGTCCTTGTCGAGTTCGCCATCGCGGAGTGCCTTCCGGACAGATTTCATGTTCCGTCTGTAGGAAGGTAGGGGAGAAAAAGACCGGGGCTTTATCGAACGCTGTATTATCAAGCAGGTTATTATACTACTGCCCTCGAAGCCGCCTCGAGTCGGCTACTCGAATGCTCGCGCGCCTTTTCTTGTCGGCTGTCGCTGACTTTGGCTGGCGCTGACTACCGGGTCGGCTTCGCCGGAGTCGTGGCCGTTTTACCGGTTCGGGCGAACACACGACTAATGGAGTACGTACAGGAGCGGATCGCGACGCTCCACGAGTTCGGCGACGCGGGGGCGCCGGGGTCGGAAGCCGAAACCGGGGCCGAGGCGTCGACGGCCAGTGGGGGTACCGCACGCTGTGCCTTTGGCGACGCCCTCGAGGCGGGCCTGCGCGAGACGGCC is drawn from Halopiger aswanensis and contains these coding sequences:
- a CDS encoding DUF5791 family protein encodes the protein MFHEQRRTVPGSPDELLAEYRDDLAAAVEEYGPEAAAADTDVDRDAIDRLLEGDRPEFTLEEAAQLQALSERAPDAETIVDMGCEHLLLGMSTAVLDVDALETEVALEMDAKEIQQKIEQRAPMSFAEYAHIQYAIADNTP
- a CDS encoding DHH family phosphoesterase; this translates as MGDPGAGRTDAAVEPIATVSVVDEAIEMATSLEPLVLSLLVLALVALVLGGWWLIRWFRRPPGARFRRVLEGHEEVSVLMHPNPDPDAMSCAMAVKAIADAVGTDTTLQYAGEIRHQENRAFRTVLDLDLESIESSSELATDAVVLVDHNTPRGFTGAQTIEPIAVVDHHPGNGTGTEFTDVRTEYGAAATIFVEYLEDIGATTPDEDGGAFELTPELATGLLYGVQADTNHLTNGCSQAEFDACASLYDGIDEDLLDRIANPQVSDDVLQIKATAITEKRVEGSFAVCDVGTVSNTDAIPQAADELMHLEGVTAVVVYGENDGTLHLSGRSRDDRVHMGETLRHAVSDIPMANAGGHARMGGGQVSVEHMRGIGPSDGIDRAEFEERLFSAMAGER
- a CDS encoding DUF7344 domain-containing protein, with the protein product MTSERMQPAMVDRVYDLLSDRRRRHLLYLLLDGDRLPVDEIALRLAAWEGETPLPAVEDDRRRRIATALRHNHLPRLADHDVIEYDPDGETVAPGPDFDAVESVVRRASAIEIDANPADGTSSTWSNGFSD
- a CDS encoding Gfo/Idh/MocA family protein, encoding MTATETDPQSVRTGIIGLGNIGHHHADRLVEHGVPLVGGMDVDAGARERFATHYDVEVYDDHRDLFDAVDAVVITTPNRFHEEYAVDAFERDLHVLLEKPLAHSVESARRIADAVVDADGVCMVGFNNRFLNAVRLVRNRIDRGEFGEVTHVEANYVRRRGVPGRGSWFTRREVSGGGALIDLGVHAIDLAMYLLDYPAVEDVSGVARSEFGARDDYAYLEMWGDDQGPGAFDVDDSASAFIRCAGDRTVSLEVAWATNRPPTHEFVVRGTEAAARFDLLTNELTIYSASADGPDHMLDTSIETAENDTHADEQAAFFDAIADGRCGGSTVEEGLTVQRIVDAIYRSSERGGAVSLGDESP
- a CDS encoding HVO_0758 family zinc finger protein, translated to MKSVRKALRDGELDKDTYDRLVCGECEKPLKTENDPDSIKTVRICPDCDSEWKEIR
- a CDS encoding ABC transporter ATP-binding protein, coding for MARVTLDNVTKRYEDVVAVDDMNLEIEDGEFVTLVGPSGCGKSTTMETIAGLTKPTEGTIRIGDADVTTLPPKDRGVAMVFQNIALFPHMDVYDNISFGLRLRKYNEEEIDQRVDRAAEIVQLEGMLDRMPDELSGGQQQRVAIARAIVREPAVFLMDEPLANLDAKLRVHMRTELQRLHKQLDTTIIYVTHDQAEAMTMSDRIAVINNGRLQQIAPPLECYNEPANLFVAGFIGSPSMNFVEGELTANGLTTEHFDIAFDPADLEGASIGDTVTMGVRPEDIYRTDAAQSLPTASAPIDATTDVLEPMGDEIFVYLSLDDGGAGATMTSEQAASAANQLLMSVDPDAAIDEDDDVSVVLDRSKIHLFDAASGEALVHGLDELTTGPATGAESAESAGSAGSAGGQRE
- a CDS encoding SDR family oxidoreductase, which codes for MEIAILGCGYIGLELGRQLTARGHDAVGVRRSDAGLEAIGDAGFEAVRADITDRDELERVPDVDAIVFAASSGGRGADAAREVYVEGLRTAIEAFGDREDAPERLIYTSSTGVYGDHDGDWVDETTPIEPTTAKTEVLAEAERIARELPSEYGYDGTVARYAGLYGPDRYRLERYLEGPVTEGYLNMVHRDDAAGSVRFLLEADLARGEVVQVVDDEPAPKWEFADWLADQCGLEEPPKRTKDDRLEDDDLSEAARRRILTSKRCSNAKLRELGYEFAYPTYREGYRDAIDAYRAD
- a CDS encoding carbohydrate kinase family protein, with translation MSYDDVLTRLERLTSGGANDPQTIVALPDGSVDHWYAVVGEGGERLESPAAFARQLESGLETVSLEPLEVRPGGQAVNAALQAHALGEDVTLVGHLDHPVFDELPFDARSMGSPAHIRVLAFDGDDVLLAEPGPTAEWRLEDLLAVIEWERLTGADALCCPNWVSVRGLTAVFERLGSSTIDHRLPVVVDPGALETVEPSALADFFDALSQADSGDADPSADSGVELVISVNPTEFEAAAAVALEDGAAQPASESAPEPTPERVESLRSALAVSGVVSHGSAAAVGATRSDAVSVPMLEIESPRTSTGAGDRFSGGLASALAREWPFETALALGNACAAAFVESAATADPAALRSFVREHGIGRDDGGP